The following coding sequences are from one Triticum aestivum cultivar Chinese Spring chromosome 5A, IWGSC CS RefSeq v2.1, whole genome shotgun sequence window:
- the LOC123107385 gene encoding transcription factor bHLH137 isoform X3 encodes MAGFSHLPQQMEYGLTNAGSFLLCHGNPEDAPAAAAASREGSSVVLDTPLVATASVEKKRKPKEDTTSLNSAHSKETKESTRKRGGKKQGKEMDDDEEEPKGYIHVRARRGQATDSHSLSERVRRERISERMRMLQSLVPGCDKVVTGKALILDEIINYVQSLQNQVEFLSMRIASLSPVVYGFGMESEAAFSDQSQIEGMFHDAAALPTGPPMNRSSSPAPYQAMMDTGTSSSSPTYSLQGTQDNGSSSSSYMMQTVGEPRHELFNQVVFSNYMCSFQQ; translated from the exons ATGGCAGGATTCTCACACCTCCCGCAGCAGATGGAGTATGGCCTCACCAATGCCGGCAGCTTCTTGCTCTGCCATGGCAACCCTGAGGacgctccagcagcagcagcagcctcaCGGGAGGGCTCATCTGTGGTTCTTGACACCCCTCTTGTGGCCACTGCTTCtgtggagaagaagaggaagcccaaGGAGGACACTACCAGCCTCAACTCTGCCCACTCCAAG GAAACCAAGGAGAGTACTAGGAAGAGGGGAGGCAAAAAGCAGGGCAAGGagatggatgatgatgaggaggaaccaAAGGGGTACATCCATGTGAGGGCAAGGAGAGGGCAGGCAACAGATAGCCACAGCCTTTCAGAGAGG GTGAGGAGGGAGAGGATCAGTGAGAGGATGAGGATGCTGCAGTCCCTGGTCCCTGGCTGTGACAAGGTT GTCACTGGTAAGGCTCTCATTTTGGATGAGATCATCAACTATGTGCAGTCACTGCAAAACCAAGTTGAG TTCCTGTCCATGAGGATTGCTTCCCTGAGCCCTGTGGTGTATGGTTTTGGCATGGAGAGTGAGGCTGCCTTCAGTGACCAATCACAA ATTGAAGGCATGTTCCATGACGCAGCTGCATTACCTACTGGTCCTCCCATGAACAGATCATCTAGCCCAGCTCCATATCAGGCCATGATGGACAccggcacctcctcctcctccccaaccTACTCACTTCAAGGCACCCAG GAcaacggcagcagcagcagcagctacatGATGCAAACAGTAGGTGAGCCGAGGCACGAACTGTTCAATCAAGTGGTGTTCAGTAACTACATGTGCTCCTTCCAGCAGTGA
- the LOC123107385 gene encoding transcription factor bHLH137 isoform X1, with the protein MAGFSHLPQQMEYGLTNAGSFLLCHGNPEDAPAAAAASREGSSVVLDTPLVATASVEKKRKPKEDTTSLNSAHSKETKESTRKRGGKKQGKEMDDDEEEPKGYIHVRARRGQATDSHSLSERVRRERISERMRMLQSLVPGCDKVVTGKALILDEIINYVQSLQNQVEFLSMRIASLSPVVYGFGMESEAAFSDQSQKIEGMFHDAAALPTGPPMNRSSSPAPYQAMMDTGTSSSSPTYSLQGTQDNGSSSSSYMMQTVGEPRHELFNQVVFSNYMCSFQQ; encoded by the exons ATGGCAGGATTCTCACACCTCCCGCAGCAGATGGAGTATGGCCTCACCAATGCCGGCAGCTTCTTGCTCTGCCATGGCAACCCTGAGGacgctccagcagcagcagcagcctcaCGGGAGGGCTCATCTGTGGTTCTTGACACCCCTCTTGTGGCCACTGCTTCtgtggagaagaagaggaagcccaaGGAGGACACTACCAGCCTCAACTCTGCCCACTCCAAG GAAACCAAGGAGAGTACTAGGAAGAGGGGAGGCAAAAAGCAGGGCAAGGagatggatgatgatgaggaggaaccaAAGGGGTACATCCATGTGAGGGCAAGGAGAGGGCAGGCAACAGATAGCCACAGCCTTTCAGAGAGG GTGAGGAGGGAGAGGATCAGTGAGAGGATGAGGATGCTGCAGTCCCTGGTCCCTGGCTGTGACAAGGTT GTCACTGGTAAGGCTCTCATTTTGGATGAGATCATCAACTATGTGCAGTCACTGCAAAACCAAGTTGAG TTCCTGTCCATGAGGATTGCTTCCCTGAGCCCTGTGGTGTATGGTTTTGGCATGGAGAGTGAGGCTGCCTTCAGTGACCAATCACAA AAGATTGAAGGCATGTTCCATGACGCAGCTGCATTACCTACTGGTCCTCCCATGAACAGATCATCTAGCCCAGCTCCATATCAGGCCATGATGGACAccggcacctcctcctcctccccaaccTACTCACTTCAAGGCACCCAG GAcaacggcagcagcagcagcagctacatGATGCAAACAGTAGGTGAGCCGAGGCACGAACTGTTCAATCAAGTGGTGTTCAGTAACTACATGTGCTCCTTCCAGCAGTGA
- the LOC123107385 gene encoding transcription factor bHLH137 isoform X4: MAGFSHLPQQMEYGLTNAGSFLLCHGNPEDAPAAAAASREGSSVVLDTPLVATASVEKKRKPKEDTTSLNSAHSKETKESTRKRGGKKQGKEMDDDEEEPKGYIHVRARRGQATDSHSLSERVRRERISERMRMLQSLVPGCDKVTGKALILDEIINYVQSLQNQVEFLSMRIASLSPVVYGFGMESEAAFSDQSQIEGMFHDAAALPTGPPMNRSSSPAPYQAMMDTGTSSSSPTYSLQGTQDNGSSSSSYMMQTVGEPRHELFNQVVFSNYMCSFQQ; this comes from the exons ATGGCAGGATTCTCACACCTCCCGCAGCAGATGGAGTATGGCCTCACCAATGCCGGCAGCTTCTTGCTCTGCCATGGCAACCCTGAGGacgctccagcagcagcagcagcctcaCGGGAGGGCTCATCTGTGGTTCTTGACACCCCTCTTGTGGCCACTGCTTCtgtggagaagaagaggaagcccaaGGAGGACACTACCAGCCTCAACTCTGCCCACTCCAAG GAAACCAAGGAGAGTACTAGGAAGAGGGGAGGCAAAAAGCAGGGCAAGGagatggatgatgatgaggaggaaccaAAGGGGTACATCCATGTGAGGGCAAGGAGAGGGCAGGCAACAGATAGCCACAGCCTTTCAGAGAGG GTGAGGAGGGAGAGGATCAGTGAGAGGATGAGGATGCTGCAGTCCCTGGTCCCTGGCTGTGACAAG GTCACTGGTAAGGCTCTCATTTTGGATGAGATCATCAACTATGTGCAGTCACTGCAAAACCAAGTTGAG TTCCTGTCCATGAGGATTGCTTCCCTGAGCCCTGTGGTGTATGGTTTTGGCATGGAGAGTGAGGCTGCCTTCAGTGACCAATCACAA ATTGAAGGCATGTTCCATGACGCAGCTGCATTACCTACTGGTCCTCCCATGAACAGATCATCTAGCCCAGCTCCATATCAGGCCATGATGGACAccggcacctcctcctcctccccaaccTACTCACTTCAAGGCACCCAG GAcaacggcagcagcagcagcagctacatGATGCAAACAGTAGGTGAGCCGAGGCACGAACTGTTCAATCAAGTGGTGTTCAGTAACTACATGTGCTCCTTCCAGCAGTGA
- the LOC123107385 gene encoding transcription factor bHLH137 isoform X2, whose protein sequence is MAGFSHLPQQMEYGLTNAGSFLLCHGNPEDAPAAAAASREGSSVVLDTPLVATASVEKKRKPKEDTTSLNSAHSKETKESTRKRGGKKQGKEMDDDEEEPKGYIHVRARRGQATDSHSLSERVRRERISERMRMLQSLVPGCDKVTGKALILDEIINYVQSLQNQVEFLSMRIASLSPVVYGFGMESEAAFSDQSQKIEGMFHDAAALPTGPPMNRSSSPAPYQAMMDTGTSSSSPTYSLQGTQDNGSSSSSYMMQTVGEPRHELFNQVVFSNYMCSFQQ, encoded by the exons ATGGCAGGATTCTCACACCTCCCGCAGCAGATGGAGTATGGCCTCACCAATGCCGGCAGCTTCTTGCTCTGCCATGGCAACCCTGAGGacgctccagcagcagcagcagcctcaCGGGAGGGCTCATCTGTGGTTCTTGACACCCCTCTTGTGGCCACTGCTTCtgtggagaagaagaggaagcccaaGGAGGACACTACCAGCCTCAACTCTGCCCACTCCAAG GAAACCAAGGAGAGTACTAGGAAGAGGGGAGGCAAAAAGCAGGGCAAGGagatggatgatgatgaggaggaaccaAAGGGGTACATCCATGTGAGGGCAAGGAGAGGGCAGGCAACAGATAGCCACAGCCTTTCAGAGAGG GTGAGGAGGGAGAGGATCAGTGAGAGGATGAGGATGCTGCAGTCCCTGGTCCCTGGCTGTGACAAG GTCACTGGTAAGGCTCTCATTTTGGATGAGATCATCAACTATGTGCAGTCACTGCAAAACCAAGTTGAG TTCCTGTCCATGAGGATTGCTTCCCTGAGCCCTGTGGTGTATGGTTTTGGCATGGAGAGTGAGGCTGCCTTCAGTGACCAATCACAA AAGATTGAAGGCATGTTCCATGACGCAGCTGCATTACCTACTGGTCCTCCCATGAACAGATCATCTAGCCCAGCTCCATATCAGGCCATGATGGACAccggcacctcctcctcctccccaaccTACTCACTTCAAGGCACCCAG GAcaacggcagcagcagcagcagctacatGATGCAAACAGTAGGTGAGCCGAGGCACGAACTGTTCAATCAAGTGGTGTTCAGTAACTACATGTGCTCCTTCCAGCAGTGA